The segment GGACTCGTAATTGACGTAGTTCAACACCTGCTTGACGGTGTCGCCCTTGACGACCGTTTCGAGCACGACCTCGTTACGATCGTCGAGGCTCACCACCACGGCGTTGGTGTCGCCGTACAGGTTGTGCAGGTCGCCAAGGATTTCCTGATAGGCCCCGATCAAAAACGCGCCTAGATAGTACGGCTCGCCATTGAAGGCGTGCAACGGCAAGGTGCGTTTCACGTCGCGACGATCGATGAACTGATCGATCTTGCCGTCGGAATCGCAGGTGATGTCCCCCAGCACGGCGTGATGATTCGGCCGCTCGTTCAGGCGATGAATCGGCAGCACGGGGAAGAGCTGTTTGATGGCCCAACTGTCCGGCATCGACTGGAACAGCGAGAAGTTGCAGAAATACGTCTCGCTCAGCAGCGCGTCGATCCCCTGCAAATCTTCCGGCACGTAGTCCAACTGCTGGCAGAGCCGCTGAATCTTCCGGCACGTGGCCCAGAACAAGTTTTCCACCAGGCAGCGCTGATCGAGCGGTAAGTAGCCGGCGCTGAACAGGTTCATCGCCATGTCGAGCGCCTGTTGCGCGTCGTGGTAACTCTCCGTCAGGTTGCGCACCGTGACATTGCGATACGCGTCGAACAGATCGATCACCGGTTGCTCGGCGTCCGGCGAGGCTTCGCGCGGGATGTCGTTTTCGCCGAGACCGGACACGCCCAGCACGTTGAACACCAGCACGCTGTGGTAGGCCACGACCGCGCGGCCGCTCTCGGAAATGATCGTCGGGTGCGGCACCTTGGCGTCGTCGCACACGCTCTGGACGTGGTAGATCACGTCGTTCGCGTATTCCTGCAGCGTGTAGTTCACGCTGCTGTCGAAATTCGTTTGGCTGCCGTCGTAGTCGATCCCGAGCCCGCCGCCGACGTCGAGGTATTTCAAGCCCGCGCCGCGGCCGGCCAATTCGACATAGATCCGCGCCGCTTCGATCAGCGCCGCCTTGATGTGGCGAATGTTCGGGATCTGGCTGCCCATGTGGAAGTGCAGGAGTTGGAAGCAGTCTTCCATGCCCTGTTCTTTCAATTCACCGAGCGCCCGAAGAATCTCGGAAACTGTCAAACCGAACTTCGAGCGGTAACCGCCGGAAGATTGCCACCGTCCGCCGCCGCGCGTGGCCAGCTTGACGCGCATCCCGAACGTGGGGCGCACGCCGACCTTGGCCGCGTACTTCAGGATCAAATCCGGC is part of the Planctomycetia bacterium genome and harbors:
- the speA gene encoding biosynthetic arginine decarboxylase; the protein is MLETTVKAWTSADAAELYEVERWGKGYFSVDESGNLLVHPDKDPRRSIDLKRLVDELQQRGIDLPILVRFSEILKHRLGEIHGAFANAIQEYQYKGNYCCVYPVKVNQQAEVVEEVLLHNKQFKFGLEAGSKPELLAVVALASNDTPIICNGFKDDEFIEMCMLAQKIGRTIIPVVEKYTEPDLILKYAAKVGVRPTFGMRVKLATRGGGRWQSSGGYRSKFGLTVSEILRALGELKEQGMEDCFQLLHFHMGSQIPNIRHIKAALIEAARIYVELAGRGAGLKYLDVGGGLGIDYDGSQTNFDSSVNYTLQEYANDVIYHVQSVCDDAKVPHPTIISESGRAVVAYHSVLVFNVLGVSGLGENDIPREASPDAEQPVIDLFDAYRNVTVRNLTESYHDAQQALDMAMNLFSAGYLPLDQRCLVENLFWATCRKIQRLCQQLDYVPEDLQGIDALLSETYFCNFSLFQSMPDSWAIKQLFPVLPIHRLNERPNHHAVLGDITCDSDGKIDQFIDRRDVKRTLPLHAFNGEPYYLGAFLIGAYQEILGDLHNLYGDTNAVVVSLDDRNEVVLETVVKGDTVKQVLNYVNYESDALIRRFRNDVELAVRDGKLDYQQAGQLTKFYEEGLRGYTYLEDARETAWKS